From Topomyia yanbarensis strain Yona2022 chromosome 1, ASM3024719v1, whole genome shotgun sequence, one genomic window encodes:
- the LOC131676038 gene encoding uncharacterized protein LOC131676038, with the protein MPNSGGPRSSTRRLLSNVTPSILRYGVPTWCTTLKTKRKYDKLNGAFRLLARQIVRAYRAILSEAVCVITGMIPIYTTLVENIEYYDRKNTRNGPSKTCLDREDRTSTQIMSSTK; encoded by the coding sequence ATGCCAAACTCCggtggtccgagaagcagcacgcgTCGTCTGCTCTCTAATGTCACgccatcgatactgcgatatggggttcctaccTGGTGCActacgctgaaaaccaagcggaagtACGACAAGCTAAACGGGGCGTTCCGGTTGCTGGCCAGACAAATCGTGAGAGCGTACAGAGCTATattgtcggaggcagtatgcgttatcaccgggatgattcccatctacACAACCCTAGTGGAGAATATCGAGTATTACGATCGGAAAAACACAAGAAATGGCCCCTCCAAAACCTGCTTGGACCGGGAGGACCGGACTTCAACCCAAATAATGTCGTCTACAAAATGA